The following proteins are encoded in a genomic region of Dokdonia donghaensis DSW-1:
- a CDS encoding sigma 54-interacting transcriptional regulator, translating into MNHTEIKTLGALKEVSWSSRSIKEELREHLISKLQAGTPTFTGIHGYEHTVIPELERAILSKHNINLLGLRGQAKTRLARQMVNLLDEWMPIVAGSEINDDPLNPISRYATELIKEKGDDTPIDWVHRSERFAEKLATPDVTVADIVGDVDPIKAANLKLSYADDRVIHYGMIPRANRSIFVINELPDLQARIQVALFNILQEGDIQIRGFKLRLPLDMQFVFTANPEDYTNRGSIVTPLKDRIGSQILTHYPETVAIARTITDQEANLDERQKTKVHVPNLVKDLIEEIGFVARESEYIDEKSGISARMSITAFENLMSTAERRMLLSGDTTTTIRYSDLMGIIPAITGKVELVYEGEQEGADEVAKILIGDATRSLFDDYFPKIEKLVKDNQEDPYGDVLAWFFEQSGFELEDNLTDKEYKLMLDSITPLEELVNKYQPETVEEDRYFLKEFILFGLVEYKKLSKYKLTTGMRFNDLYGNYISGLG; encoded by the coding sequence ATGAATCATACAGAAATAAAAACACTAGGAGCTCTTAAAGAAGTATCGTGGTCATCTAGAAGTATAAAAGAAGAGTTGCGCGAGCACCTTATATCAAAATTACAAGCTGGTACACCTACATTTACAGGTATACACGGTTATGAGCATACGGTTATACCAGAACTAGAAAGGGCCATATTAAGTAAACATAATATCAATCTATTAGGGCTACGTGGTCAAGCAAAAACTAGACTTGCACGTCAAATGGTAAATCTCCTTGATGAGTGGATGCCTATAGTAGCAGGGTCAGAAATTAATGATGATCCGCTTAATCCAATCTCGAGGTATGCTACAGAGCTTATTAAGGAAAAAGGAGATGACACACCTATAGACTGGGTGCATAGATCTGAGCGCTTTGCAGAGAAGCTCGCAACACCAGATGTGACTGTTGCAGATATAGTAGGTGACGTAGATCCTATAAAGGCAGCAAACCTTAAATTGAGTTATGCAGACGACCGCGTGATACACTACGGAATGATTCCTCGTGCAAACAGGTCAATTTTTGTAATCAACGAGTTACCAGATTTACAAGCACGTATACAAGTGGCCTTGTTTAATATACTACAAGAAGGCGATATTCAAATACGCGGCTTTAAATTGAGACTACCACTTGATATGCAGTTTGTTTTTACTGCAAATCCAGAAGATTATACAAACAGAGGAAGCATAGTTACTCCACTTAAAGACCGTATAGGCTCTCAAATACTTACTCACTATCCAGAAACAGTGGCTATCGCCCGTACTATAACAGATCAAGAAGCAAATCTAGACGAGCGCCAGAAAACTAAAGTACACGTACCTAATCTAGTAAAAGATCTTATAGAAGAGATAGGTTTTGTAGCTAGAGAGAGCGAGTATATAGATGAAAAGAGTGGTATAAGTGCACGTATGAGTATAACGGCATTTGAAAACTTAATGAGTACAGCAGAGCGTCGTATGTTGTTATCTGGAGATACAACTACTACAATACGATATTCTGATCTTATGGGTATAATTCCTGCGATTACCGGAAAGGTAGAATTAGTATATGAAGGAGAGCAAGAGGGAGCAGATGAGGTTGCAAAAATTCTTATAGGTGATGCAACGCGATCACTTTTTGATGATTATTTTCCAAAGATCGAAAAGCTTGTAAAAGATAATCAAGAAGATCCTTATGGTGATGTCTTAGCTTGGTTCTTTGAGCAAAGTGGTTTTGAACTTGAAGATAATTTGACTGACAAAGAATACAAATTAATGCTAGACAGCATTACACCTTTAGAAGAACTCGTAAATAAATATCAGCCCGAAACAGTAGAGGAGGACCGCTATTTCTTAAAAGAGTTTATCCTTTTTGGACTTGTAGAATATAAGAAACTGAGCAAGTATAAACTCACCACAGGGATGCGTTTTAATGATCTTTATGGAAATTACATCTCAGGATTAGGATAA
- a CDS encoding fasciclin domain-containing protein, which yields MKKMLLMAATAGLLFASCAEGTKEKATETNEEVAQAVVELEEPVVEEPGTIVDIAVGNENFTTLVTAVKAAGLVETLSSTGPFTVFAPTNDAFAKLPEGTVGTLVKPENKAMLTDILTYHVVSGEYMAGDVVAAIKKNNGSFSTNTVMGEQITLMMDGENVVIKDAKGGTSVIIMTDVDASNGVIHAIDTVIMPKGK from the coding sequence ATGAAAAAGATGTTATTAATGGCAGCAACAGCAGGATTATTATTTGCTTCTTGCGCCGAAGGAACTAAAGAAAAAGCAACAGAAACAAATGAGGAAGTTGCACAAGCCGTAGTAGAGCTAGAAGAGCCTGTGGTAGAAGAGCCAGGTACAATAGTAGATATCGCTGTAGGTAATGAAAATTTTACAACATTAGTAACAGCTGTAAAAGCAGCAGGACTTGTAGAAACTTTATCTAGTACAGGACCATTTACTGTATTTGCACCTACAAATGATGCTTTTGCAAAACTACCAGAAGGAACTGTAGGTACTCTAGTAAAGCCAGAAAACAAAGCAATGTTAACAGATATCTTAACCTACCACGTAGTTTCTGGTGAGTATATGGCTGGTGACGTAGTTGCGGCTATCAAGAAGAATAATGGTTCTTTTAGTACAAACACTGTGATGGGAGAGCAAATTACTTTAATGATGGACGGAGAAAACGTTGTTATTAAGGATGCAAAAGGTGGGACATCTGTAATTATTATGACAGATGTAGATGCTTCAAACGGAGTAATACACGCTATAGACACTGTAATTATGCCTAAAGGGAAGTAA
- a CDS encoding acyloxyacyl hydrolase: protein MYKNFLAAVGLLYSSFMFAQDSNPFEVELNYFYGSILRHNKDITSLITGHPEGLILSYNKKTYGNQEWSRRYNYPDYGFTFAYQDLKNDNLGKTYNALAHYSFYFLNRKLMFRVGQGIGYSTNPFDIETNVANNAYGSRFFSATLVMLNYKQPITPQISLQTGLTFLHGSNGNFKAPNTSTNTLAINAGVVYKNKPIPDYIPRGPRERYTEPIGFNFALNMGLNESDYVGLGQEPFLILTAYADKRLSKKSTILAGGEFFFSKFLKNEIEFLSVAFPSFGVTKDQDWKRAGVFVGHELRFNKTALMTHAGYYVYYPYDFEGRFYQRVGLKHYIQEKYFVSAAVKTHGAKAEAVEFGLGIRL, encoded by the coding sequence ATGTATAAAAATTTTCTAGCCGCTGTAGGCCTCTTGTACAGTAGTTTTATGTTTGCTCAAGACAGTAATCCTTTTGAAGTAGAACTCAACTACTTTTATGGGAGTATATTGAGACACAACAAAGACATCACATCGCTCATAACTGGGCATCCAGAAGGGTTGATTTTAAGTTATAACAAAAAAACCTACGGCAATCAAGAATGGTCCAGAAGATATAATTATCCTGACTACGGATTCACATTTGCCTATCAAGATCTTAAAAATGACAACCTAGGCAAGACCTATAACGCCCTAGCGCATTACAGTTTCTACTTTCTTAACCGAAAACTTATGTTTAGAGTTGGTCAAGGTATTGGGTATAGTACAAATCCTTTTGACATTGAAACTAATGTGGCAAATAACGCTTATGGATCAAGGTTTTTTAGCGCCACACTTGTAATGCTTAACTACAAGCAACCTATCACTCCACAAATATCATTACAAACAGGACTTACCTTTTTACACGGGTCAAATGGTAATTTTAAAGCACCTAATACAAGTACAAACACGCTAGCAATTAACGCAGGTGTGGTCTATAAAAATAAACCGATTCCAGACTATATTCCCAGAGGACCTAGAGAACGCTATACAGAGCCTATAGGTTTTAATTTTGCTCTTAATATGGGGCTTAACGAGAGTGATTATGTTGGGCTGGGTCAAGAACCATTCTTAATCTTGACTGCTTATGCAGATAAGAGATTGAGTAAAAAAAGTACCATTCTTGCTGGAGGGGAATTCTTTTTCTCAAAATTCTTAAAGAACGAAATTGAGTTTCTATCTGTAGCCTTCCCCTCATTTGGTGTTACAAAAGACCAAGATTGGAAACGAGCAGGTGTATTTGTTGGTCACGAATTGCGATTTAATAAAACCGCACTTATGACGCACGCCGGTTATTATGTGTACTATCCTTATGATTTTGAAGGTAGGTTCTACCAGCGCGTGGGGCTTAAACACTATATACAAGAAAAATACTTTGTTTCTGCTGCCGTAAAAACACACGGAGCAAAAGCAGAGGCAGTAGAATTTGGATTAGGAATACGATTATGA
- a CDS encoding SIR2 family NAD-dependent protein deacylase encodes MQKVVVLSGAGMSAESGLKTFRDANGLWEGHDVMQVATPEGWKANQELVLKFYNERRKQLLEVLPNQGHLDLVKLEEAYDVHIITQNVDDLHERAGSSKVIHLHGELLKVRSCNDPSQVLEWKKDLKTGDLCPQGGQLRPHIVWFGEEVPLMEEASVLVSEADYIIIVGTSMQVYPAAGLITLAQPNAEIFFIDPAPSITQRKGLTILPERATTGVKKVVDTLLSKQTNN; translated from the coding sequence ATGCAAAAAGTTGTTGTATTATCTGGCGCTGGTATGAGTGCAGAGAGCGGTCTTAAAACCTTTAGAGATGCAAACGGTCTTTGGGAAGGTCACGATGTAATGCAAGTGGCGACACCAGAAGGCTGGAAAGCAAACCAAGAGCTTGTTTTAAAATTTTACAACGAGCGCAGGAAGCAATTACTAGAAGTCTTACCTAACCAAGGACATCTTGATCTTGTAAAACTAGAAGAAGCCTATGATGTACATATCATCACTCAAAATGTAGATGATTTACACGAGAGAGCGGGTAGCTCAAAAGTTATACATCTACACGGTGAATTACTTAAGGTGCGTAGCTGCAATGACCCGTCTCAAGTTTTAGAATGGAAAAAAGATTTAAAAACTGGTGATTTATGCCCTCAAGGAGGCCAGCTTAGACCACATATTGTTTGGTTTGGAGAAGAAGTACCGCTTATGGAAGAAGCCTCTGTGTTAGTTAGTGAGGCAGATTATATAATCATAGTAGGCACCTCTATGCAAGTATATCCTGCTGCTGGACTTATCACTCTAGCCCAGCCAAATGCAGAGATTTTTTTTATTGACCCTGCACCATCTATCACACAAAGAAAGGGACTAACGATACTCCCAGAGAGAGCAACAACAGGAGTTAAAAAAGTGGTAGATACACTTCTTTCTAAACAAACTAACAATTGA
- a CDS encoding vWA domain-containing protein, with translation MRKQQNRSGFVFKTYDAPQKSLFDQLLDIFQELITHTSGDFDEAMDWLKELDKEYKLTNDEYTLDDFVQELKDKGYIREEIKPDGNNGTAITEKTERAIRKRALDQIFGKLKKSSQGNHRSKLNGRGDEHTGDYREYRFGDGLERISMTESLRNAQINNGAEDFRLRESDLVVEETHFKAQMSTVLMIDISHSMILYGEDRITPAKKVAMALAQLITTRYPKDSLDIIVYGNDAWPIKIKDLPYLQVGPYHTNTVAGLNLAMDILRRKRNSNKQIFNITDGKPSCIKLKDGRYYKNPNGLDEYIVNKCYSMARQARKLHIPITTFMIANDPYLQQFVDNFIEANQGKAFYTGLQGLGEMIFQDYESNRKKRIK, from the coding sequence ATGAGAAAACAACAAAATAGGAGCGGTTTTGTATTCAAAACCTATGACGCTCCGCAAAAATCCCTTTTTGACCAGCTGCTTGATATATTTCAAGAGCTCATCACCCACACCTCTGGTGATTTTGACGAGGCGATGGACTGGCTTAAAGAGCTTGATAAAGAATATAAACTCACAAATGATGAGTATACCTTAGACGATTTTGTACAGGAGCTTAAAGACAAAGGCTACATACGAGAAGAAATTAAGCCAGACGGTAATAACGGCACGGCTATCACAGAGAAGACAGAGCGGGCCATACGTAAGAGAGCCCTAGATCAAATTTTTGGGAAGCTTAAAAAGAGCTCTCAGGGTAACCACAGGTCAAAACTTAACGGTAGAGGAGATGAGCATACTGGTGATTATCGCGAGTATCGTTTTGGTGATGGGCTAGAGCGCATCTCTATGACAGAAAGTTTGCGTAATGCCCAAATTAATAATGGTGCAGAAGATTTCCGCTTACGCGAAAGCGACCTCGTGGTAGAAGAAACCCACTTTAAAGCACAAATGAGTACCGTACTTATGATAGATATATCACACAGTATGATACTTTATGGAGAAGACCGTATTACTCCAGCCAAAAAGGTAGCGATGGCACTAGCACAGCTCATCACAACGAGGTATCCAAAAGACTCTTTAGATATAATTGTATATGGGAACGATGCCTGGCCTATCAAAATTAAAGATTTACCGTATTTGCAAGTGGGTCCTTATCACACTAACACAGTAGCAGGTCTTAATCTGGCTATGGATATCTTGAGACGTAAGCGTAACTCAAATAAACAGATCTTTAATATTACAGATGGTAAACCGTCTTGTATAAAGCTTAAAGATGGGCGCTACTATAAAAACCCAAATGGACTAGACGAGTATATTGTAAACAAGTGTTACAGTATGGCTAGACAAGCACGTAAGCTTCATATACCTATCACAACATTTATGATTGCAAATGACCCTTACCTGCAACAGTTTGTAGATAATTTTATTGAGGCAAACCAAGGAAAAGCGTTCTATACAGGACTGCAAGGTCTAGGAGAGATGATCTTTCAAGATTATGAAAGCAACAGAAAGAAGAGAATAAAATAA
- a CDS encoding carboxypeptidase-like regulatory domain-containing protein, which translates to MKTILFLFLLAVCTVGYSQEPATPTGETSTKELQDGFIDGKVLSSSTDIALQNVNILNLSNFKGATTDKLGNFDIKAAVNDTLYFSYLGYKSLKVRVSSDWIKYGDVKIKMTEIGIALEEVVVEEIELTGYLEIDAKRIPIYSNQRYSISGLNSGYEVGQGQPGAVSRVLSSIFNPADFLYNIFSRKKGQLRKLRQMKEDDKVRNLLERKFDRETLGALLQIDRVDIDAILKNCSYSDNFIMTANDLQILDAISECYEEYRVLQNKD; encoded by the coding sequence ATGAAAACCATACTTTTTTTATTTCTACTTGCCGTATGCACAGTAGGATACTCGCAAGAACCAGCTACCCCAACTGGAGAAACTTCTACAAAGGAGCTTCAAGATGGATTTATAGATGGTAAAGTTTTAAGCAGCAGTACAGATATTGCTTTACAAAACGTAAACATTCTCAACCTCTCAAACTTTAAAGGAGCTACTACAGATAAGCTAGGTAACTTTGACATTAAGGCTGCCGTAAATGATACATTATACTTTTCATATTTAGGTTATAAATCGCTCAAAGTAAGAGTAAGTTCTGACTGGATAAAATATGGAGATGTAAAAATCAAAATGACAGAAATAGGCATCGCCCTAGAAGAAGTGGTTGTAGAAGAAATAGAACTTACCGGCTACTTAGAGATAGATGCAAAGAGAATCCCTATTTACAGCAACCAGCGCTATAGCATTTCTGGTCTTAACTCTGGTTATGAAGTAGGTCAAGGACAGCCTGGTGCCGTGTCACGCGTGCTGAGCTCTATTTTTAACCCTGCAGATTTTCTTTACAACATATTCAGCCGTAAGAAAGGACAATTGCGCAAGCTACGCCAGATGAAAGAAGATGACAAAGTGCGTAACCTTCTTGAACGTAAATTTGACCGCGAGACTCTGGGCGCTCTACTTCAAATAGACCGTGTAGATATAGATGCTATATTAAAAAATTGTAGCTATTCAGATAACTTTATAATGACTGCAAATGACCTTCAGATTCTAGATGCCATAAGTGAGTGTTATGAAGAGTATCGAGTCTTACAAAATAAAGATTAA
- a CDS encoding LysM peptidoglycan-binding domain-containing protein produces MVKAKYQNVLDLGEKLNIQNGDVKEENGVLHVRGTATNQYEKNQLWDAIKAAGGENPGDIVADIKVADTSVYARHTVASGDTLGKIAKHYYGDAMKYKEIFEANKDILKNPDVIHPDQELVIPNLG; encoded by the coding sequence ATGGTAAAAGCAAAATATCAAAACGTTCTTGACCTTGGAGAAAAACTTAACATCCAGAACGGAGATGTAAAAGAAGAAAATGGAGTACTTCACGTAAGAGGAACTGCAACAAATCAATATGAGAAAAACCAACTTTGGGATGCTATAAAAGCGGCTGGAGGAGAAAATCCAGGTGACATTGTAGCAGACATTAAAGTTGCAGATACATCTGTTTATGCACGTCATACAGTAGCGAGTGGAGACACACTAGGCAAGATTGCAAAACATTATTATGGAGACGCAATGAAGTACAAAGAGATCTTCGAAGCAAATAAAGACATCCTTAAAAACCCAGATGTTATACATCCAGATCAAGAATTAGTAATTCCAAACCTAGGATAA
- a CDS encoding DEAD/DEAH box helicase: protein MTFDQLGLNAPLLQAIADMGFETPSKIQEEAIPQLLAEDRDMVALAQTGTGKTAAFGFPLLQNIDASSKTTQGLIIAPTRELCLQITNEMKNYAKHIKGVRVVAVYGGSNIQEQAREISRGAQIVVATPGRMQDMMRRRMVDITKLSYCVLDEADEMLNMGFYEDITNILADTPEDKLTWLFSATMPREVARIAKEFMHDPLEITVGHKNEGAKNVSHEYYVVHTRDRYQALKRLSDANPDIFSVIFCRTKRDTQKVAEQLIEDGYNAGALHGDLSQNQRDLVMKSFRNNQIQMLVATDVAARGIDVDDITHVINYQLPDEIETYTHRSGRTGRAGKTGTSMVIVTKSEMRKIKQLEKILAKKFDQKTIPDGKEITQVQLFHLANSINNTEINQEIDAYLPEIEEVLKDNTKEELIKKVFSVEFTRFFNYYKKAKDLNQNAVAAFKEESGDTTRYFINVGRKDDFDWMKLKDFLKEMTGLGQDGIYRVDCKDAFSFFNTDTEHKEKVLALFEDYQLDGRRVSVEETQGGGGRGGNRGGGGRGRSGGGRRGGNDGFRGGRSGGGDRRRSSGDRDRSDRKRSDRRGGDRDRKSSYGEDQGRSRNRSERSSRSEGRSDRRGPSRTPDRATEGNKSPFSGKRRRRS, encoded by the coding sequence ATGACATTTGATCAACTGGGCCTAAACGCGCCCTTACTTCAGGCTATCGCCGATATGGGATTTGAAACCCCGTCAAAAATCCAAGAAGAAGCTATCCCACAACTACTCGCCGAAGATCGCGATATGGTTGCACTTGCACAAACAGGTACAGGTAAAACTGCTGCTTTTGGTTTTCCACTATTACAAAACATTGATGCTTCAAGTAAGACCACACAAGGTCTTATTATAGCCCCTACTCGTGAGCTATGTCTCCAGATTACTAACGAGATGAAAAACTATGCAAAACACATTAAAGGTGTGCGCGTAGTAGCTGTTTATGGTGGTTCTAATATACAAGAGCAAGCTCGTGAGATCTCACGTGGTGCTCAGATTGTAGTTGCTACACCAGGACGTATGCAAGATATGATGCGTCGTCGTATGGTAGATATTACAAAATTAAGCTACTGTGTTCTTGATGAGGCAGATGAGATGCTTAATATGGGATTCTATGAGGATATTACAAATATTCTTGCAGACACTCCAGAAGATAAACTTACGTGGCTCTTTAGCGCGACAATGCCTAGAGAGGTTGCACGTATTGCAAAAGAGTTTATGCACGACCCACTAGAGATTACAGTAGGTCATAAAAATGAAGGTGCAAAGAATGTATCACACGAGTACTACGTTGTACACACACGTGATCGTTACCAAGCGCTTAAGCGTCTTTCTGATGCAAATCCAGATATATTTTCTGTAATATTCTGCCGTACTAAGAGAGATACTCAAAAAGTTGCAGAGCAACTTATAGAAGATGGATATAATGCAGGTGCGCTACACGGTGACTTAAGTCAGAATCAGCGTGACCTTGTTATGAAGAGCTTTAGAAATAATCAAATACAGATGCTTGTTGCAACAGATGTTGCTGCACGTGGTATAGATGTAGATGATATTACACACGTTATAAACTACCAACTTCCAGATGAGATAGAGACATATACGCACCGTTCTGGTCGTACAGGTCGTGCTGGTAAAACTGGTACCTCTATGGTTATTGTGACCAAGAGTGAAATGCGTAAAATCAAGCAGCTCGAAAAGATTTTAGCAAAGAAGTTTGATCAAAAAACAATTCCTGACGGAAAAGAGATCACACAAGTACAGTTATTTCACCTTGCAAATAGCATAAACAACACAGAGATCAACCAAGAGATTGATGCTTATCTTCCAGAAATAGAAGAAGTACTTAAAGACAATACTAAAGAAGAGCTTATAAAGAAAGTGTTTTCTGTAGAATTTACACGCTTCTTTAATTATTACAAAAAAGCAAAAGATCTTAATCAAAATGCTGTTGCAGCGTTTAAAGAAGAGTCTGGTGATACAACACGTTACTTTATAAACGTAGGTCGTAAAGACGATTTTGACTGGATGAAGCTTAAGGACTTCTTAAAAGAAATGACAGGCTTAGGTCAAGACGGGATATATCGTGTAGATTGTAAAGACGCCTTCTCATTCTTTAATACAGATACAGAGCATAAAGAAAAAGTACTTGCACTCTTTGAAGATTATCAACTTGATGGTCGTCGTGTAAGTGTAGAAGAGACACAAGGCGGCGGAGGTCGCGGTGGTAACCGTGGCGGTGGCGGAAGAGGCCGCAGTGGCGGTGGCCGTAGAGGTGGCAATGATGGCTTTAGAGGCGGTCGTAGCGGTGGCGGTGATCGTCGTCGTAGCAGTGGTGATCGTGACAGATCAGACAGAAAACGCAGTGACCGTCGTGGCGGTGACCGTGATCGCAAGTCTAGCTATGGAGAAGATCAAGGAAGGTCTAGAAATCGCTCAGAAAGATCAAGTAGATCGGAAGGCAGATCAGATCGTAGAGGACCAAGTCGTACTCCAGACAGAGCTACAGAAGGTAATAAAAGCCCATTTTCTGGCAAAAGACGCCGTCGCAGCTAG
- a CDS encoding TrmH family RNA methyltransferase, whose protein sequence is MDQDLLTYLQSFLTERRVALFDKVLRERTTHFTVAVEDVYQLHNTSAVIRSCESFGVQELHVIEEVNAKRIDREIAMGAQKWVDVSRHNSASSCIKSLREQGYKIVATSPHKDAHRLEEFDVAEKAAIFFGRETEGLSDLVMEEADDFIYIPMVGFTESLNISVSAAITLQHIMTKLKASDVDWKFSEQELFDKKLAWTRKMIKDVARIEQRYLDERV, encoded by the coding sequence ATGGATCAAGACCTCTTAACCTACCTGCAATCTTTTTTAACCGAACGTCGCGTAGCATTATTTGATAAAGTATTACGCGAGCGCACAACTCATTTTACCGTGGCTGTAGAGGATGTATATCAATTACACAACACGAGTGCCGTAATACGTAGCTGTGAATCTTTTGGAGTACAAGAACTGCACGTTATAGAGGAAGTAAACGCAAAGCGTATAGATCGTGAGATTGCTATGGGGGCTCAAAAGTGGGTAGATGTATCTCGTCACAATAGTGCTTCTAGTTGTATCAAATCATTGCGTGAGCAGGGCTATAAGATTGTTGCCACCTCACCACATAAAGATGCACACAGGCTAGAAGAGTTTGATGTGGCTGAGAAGGCTGCTATATTTTTTGGTAGAGAGACAGAAGGTTTAAGCGATCTCGTGATGGAGGAGGCAGACGATTTTATTTATATACCTATGGTAGGCTTTACTGAGAGTCTCAATATCTCAGTTTCGGCGGCGATTACTTTGCAGCATATAATGACTAAGCTCAAAGCTTCGGATGTAGACTGGAAGTTTTCTGAGCAAGAACTTTTTGATAAAAAGCTCGCCTGGACTCGTAAAATGATTAAAGATGTAGCGCGCATTGAGCAGCGCTATCTAGATGAAAGAGTGTAG
- a CDS encoding head GIN domain-containing protein, producing the protein MMTTNFRFIRAIYTLSRKRNSLLLALLLAFFISCDSEDANDCFQTDGDIITYTLDVDTFSKIQMEDDIRVILKEGPQQEVIVETGENLVPDLNLFVEQETLVLQNLNGCNFLREYGRTLVTVTSPNITRIRQASAFEITSEGLLNYESLTIVSNSTANSLNITDINKSGAVTLHINSTNLVVSANGSSNITMSGSVETASINFSDEFPQFNGRNLEIGDLTFNHTSAAQMVVNPQNSLQGVIKATGDLISVTEPPLVDVDVLFTGQLIFED; encoded by the coding sequence ATGATGACAACAAACTTCAGATTTATAAGGGCTATATATACGCTTTCGCGAAAGCGTAATTCCCTCCTACTCGCCCTACTGCTAGCATTTTTCATTTCTTGCGACTCTGAAGATGCAAATGATTGTTTTCAAACAGATGGAGATATCATAACGTATACTCTTGATGTGGATACATTTTCAAAAATCCAAATGGAAGATGACATACGCGTTATACTTAAAGAAGGACCTCAACAAGAAGTTATCGTTGAAACTGGCGAAAATCTAGTGCCAGACCTCAACCTCTTTGTAGAACAAGAAACACTTGTACTGCAAAACCTAAATGGTTGTAATTTTTTACGCGAGTATGGTAGAACTCTTGTTACTGTAACTTCTCCAAATATTACTCGCATACGCCAGGCTTCTGCCTTTGAGATTACCAGTGAAGGTTTACTCAACTATGAATCATTAACTATTGTGAGCAACTCAACTGCTAATAGCCTTAACATTACAGATATTAATAAAAGTGGTGCTGTGACGCTCCATATAAACAGTACTAACCTGGTGGTTTCTGCAAATGGATCAAGTAATATTACAATGTCTGGAAGTGTTGAAACGGCATCTATAAACTTTAGCGATGAGTTTCCGCAATTCAATGGTAGAAACCTTGAGATAGGTGATTTGACCTTTAACCATACCAGCGCTGCACAAATGGTAGTAAATCCTCAAAACAGCCTGCAAGGCGTTATAAAAGCCACAGGCGACCTTATATCTGTTACAGAACCGCCGCTAGTCGATGTAGATGTGCTTTTTACAGGGCAATTAATTTTTGAAGATTAG
- a CDS encoding non-canonical purine NTP diphosphatase: MKLVFATHNLNKLKEVQALVPEHINILSLTDIGCDEDIIEDAPTIEGNAIIKAQYVRNHYGYDCFADDTGLEVTALDGAPGVYSARYAGPQRSASDNMDKLLIALAVKQNRTARFKTVIAFAKAEKIETFTGICEGEITKERYGDDGFGYDPIFKPNGYEATFAQMAMALKGKIGHRGRAMEQFLSYLRDE, translated from the coding sequence ATGAAGTTAGTCTTTGCAACACACAACCTTAATAAACTTAAGGAAGTACAAGCCCTAGTACCAGAGCATATCAATATTTTATCACTTACAGATATAGGCTGTGATGAAGATATTATAGAAGATGCACCTACAATAGAAGGCAATGCGATTATAAAAGCACAATATGTACGTAATCATTATGGCTATGATTGCTTTGCAGATGACACGGGCCTTGAGGTTACCGCCCTAGACGGTGCACCTGGGGTATACTCAGCACGATATGCAGGACCTCAAAGAAGTGCTTCAGATAATATGGATAAGCTTCTTATAGCTCTTGCAGTAAAGCAAAATAGAACGGCGAGGTTTAAGACGGTTATCGCTTTCGCGAAAGCAGAGAAAATAGAGACTTTCACAGGCATATGTGAGGGAGAAATTACAAAAGAACGCTATGGAGATGACGGTTTTGGTTATGATCCTATCTTCAAACCTAACGGCTACGAGGCCACTTTCGCCCAAATGGCGATGGCGCTAAAAGGTAAAATAGGCCATAGAGGGCGTGCGATGGAGCAGTTTTTATCTTACTTAAGAGACGAGTAA